A window of the Hypomesus transpacificus isolate Combined female chromosome 8, fHypTra1, whole genome shotgun sequence genome harbors these coding sequences:
- the foxh1 gene encoding forkhead box protein H1, protein MTKHWGGQRLLALNALSYLRFPSLANHHDHQLDSTDNVYQWSSQSNIARRSPTQHWEYSQGQEPVQKSLWHENPLRQEKPVKVRFTKVRAPMDKVMPPDDHRRPARPYLPTQPQLKDGQFKESEATARESWDRAKNGTVGRKKNYQRYPKPPYSYLAMIAMVIQNSPEKKLTLSEILKEIGTLFPFFKGNYKGWRDSVRHNLSSYDCFVKVLKDPGKPQGKGNFWAVEVSRVPVELLKRQNTAVSRQDETVFAQDLAPYILQGHPYKPDEEPHPAVVTTLPPLPTRHPSLPLEDPYRPKLDSSFAIDSLLHSLRPTSASGEPSRPRDPWGMEPPRPSPPLHPSYFSSTRSASASSASPASSSSDEDWRGALQGGKRPPEGETGSDGYEDCRGPPHKATRRGSAAPWELPTSYAKYAPPNAVAPPSMRFHAGPLMPLGSLPLYGYGGAPVAQGHFVGHAYWPILPSGHVSLQAPPLIMDLDSMLQSVPPNKSVFDLMGPQGPHQPPDQYGLQGGGPLSRYPQY, encoded by the exons ATGACAAAGCACTGGGGGGGACAGAGGCTGTTGGCACTAAACGCCCTCTCCTACCTGCGCTTTCCAAGCCTGGCTAATCACCACGACCATCAACTTGACTCGACCGACAATGTGTACCAGTGGTCTTCTCAAAGTAACATAGCGAGGAGATCTCCAACCCAGCACTGGGAATACAGTCAAGGCCAGGAGCCAGTTCAAAAGTCTCTTTGGCACGAGAATCCTCTCCGACAGGAGAAGCCTGTCAAAGTCCGCTTCACAAAGGTCAGGGCGCCTATGGATAAAGTAATGCCGCCCGATGACCACCGCCGGCCTGCGCGGCCCTATTTACCGACACAGCCTCAGCTCAAAGATGGACAGTTCAAGGAATCCGAAGCTACAGCCAGAGAGTCGTGGGACCGGGCGAAGAACGGAACTGTTGGCAGAAAAAAGAATTATCAACGCTACCCTAAACCACCGTACTCATATCTTGCAATGATTGCAATGGTCATCCAAAACTCCCCAGAAAAGAAATTGACGCTATCTGAG atcCTGAAGGAGATTGGAACTCTTTTTCCATTTTTCAAAGGGAATTACAAGGGCTGGCGGGACTCAGTTCGACACAACCTCTCCTCCTACGACTGCTTTGTGAAG GTGCTGAAGGACCCAGGGAAGCCCCAGGGCAAGGGCAACTTCTGGGCCGTGGAGGTGAGCCGCGTGCCCGTGGAGCTGCTCAAGAGGCAGAACACGGCCGTGTCCCGCCAGGACGAGACAGTCTTCGCCCAGGACCTGGCCCCTTACATCCTGCAGGGCCACCCCTACAAGCCTGACGAGGAACCCCACCCAGCAGTGGtcaccaccctgccccccctccccaccaggcacccttccctccccctggaGGACCCATACAGACCCAAGCTGGACTCTTCCTTCGCCATCGACTCACTGCTCCACAGCCTGAGGCCCACCAGTGCAAGCGGGGAGCCCAGTCGGCCAAGAGACCCGTGGGGGATGGAACCCCCTCGGCCCTCCCCTCCCTTGCATCCCAGCTACTTTTCATCCACCCGCAGCGCCTCCGCCAGCTCCGCCAGCCCGGCGTCCTCATCCTCTGACGAGGACTGGCGCGGGGCATTGCAGGGCGGGAAGCGCCCCCCCGAGGGAGAGACGGGCTCGGACGGCTACGAGGACTGCCGCGGCCCCCCGCACAAGGCCACCCGGCGAGGCTCCGCCGCTCCTTGGGAGCTCCCCACCTCGTACGCCAAGTACGCCCCGCCCAACGCCGTGGCTCCTCCCAGCATGCGTTTCCACGCGGGGCCGCTGATGCCGCTGGGGAGCCTGCCTCTCTACGGCTACGGAGGGGCACCTGTCGCACAAGGCCACTTTGTAGGCCACGCCTACTGGCCCATCCTGCCCAGTGGGCATGTCTCCCTCCAGGCCCCGCCTCTCATTATGGACCTGGACAGCATGTTGCAGTCGGTTCCGCCCAATAAGAGTGTGTTTGACTTGATGGGTCCTCAGGGCCCCCACCAGCCCCCGGATCAGTACGGTCTGCAGGGGGGCGGGCCACTAAGCCGCTACCCCCAGTACTGA